The following are encoded in a window of Danio aesculapii chromosome 12, fDanAes4.1, whole genome shotgun sequence genomic DNA:
- the bhlha15 gene encoding class A basic helix-loop-helix protein 15 — MKSKGKGSKRGRQSWAEQDDPDFTLETEPGSSEQEGSEASVRLGGSWRTLRGEGHSRTRLGTRRRRQHGNAKERNVRRLESNERERQRMHKLNNAFQALREAIPHVKTEKKLSKIETLTLAKNYIKALTTIILGMSNGCLPDAESQMEANASRLLQCYQQHLQEEGEEDLSNYLNHIHSFSQDS; from the coding sequence ATGAAGTCCAAAGGAAAGGGGTCAAAGCGTGGCAGACAGTCTTGGGCAGAGCAGGACGACCCAGACTTTACGCTGGAAACAGAGCCAGGTTCCAGCGAGCAGGAGGGCTCAGAGGCGTCTGTCAGGCTGGGTGGGTCGTGGAGAACACTTAGGGGTGAGGGGCACAGCCGTACCCGCCTAGGCACACGACGCAGACGGCAGCATGGGAACGCCAAAGAACGCAACGTCCGCAGGCTGGAGAGTaatgaaagagagagacagaggatGCACAAACTAAACAATGCCTTTCAGGCCCTGCGAGAGGCCATTCCTCACGTCAAAACAGAAAAGAAACTTTCCAAGATCGAGACTCTCACATTGGCCAAGAATTACATTAAGGCCTTAACCACTATCATCCTGGGCATGTCCAACGGCTGCCTGCCTGACGCTGAGAGTCAGATGGAGGCTAACGCCTCGCGGCTGCTGCAGTGCTATCAGCAGCATCTACAGGAGGAGGGAGAGGAAGATCTGTCCAACTACCTGAACCACATTCACAGCTTCAGCCAAGACAGCTAA